The Achromobacter deleyi genome has a window encoding:
- a CDS encoding NTP/NDP exchange transporter, whose translation MTAAPPSWRARAARAFGIREEELAPAGCGFAFFFFLFCGYFMLRPIRETMGIQAGVNQLQWLFTATFVATLAVVPLFGWLSARVPRATLVTWVYAVFALTMAGFAALLHLQPGSVWAARAFYVWLSVFNLFVVSIAWSLMADVFRMESAKRLFALIAAGASAGGLCGPLLGALLAGALGPAGLLLLSALLLTATLPLKQWLLRWRAVTRTDIGTEEMQRPIEGTVLAGISRIFRSRYLLGISLLVVLLATLNTFLYMEQARLVADAFPDTAQRIRVFSALDFIVQTLALLSQIFITGRVAARLGLRFLLTAVPLAVALAFLALAAFPVFGVLAAAMILRRAGEYALIRPGREMLFTAVPPEDKYKTKNVIDTVVYRGGDAASGWVKTGVDMLGYGAALIALLGAVVALGAAALGYGLGKRADQRGTDTH comes from the coding sequence ATGACAGCCGCTCCCCCATCCTGGCGCGCCCGGGCAGCGCGGGCCTTTGGGATACGGGAAGAAGAACTGGCACCAGCCGGCTGCGGCTTCGCGTTTTTCTTCTTCCTCTTCTGCGGCTACTTCATGCTGCGCCCGATCCGCGAAACCATGGGTATCCAGGCCGGCGTGAACCAGCTGCAATGGCTGTTCACCGCCACCTTCGTCGCCACGCTGGCGGTGGTGCCGCTGTTCGGCTGGCTATCCGCCCGCGTGCCGCGCGCCACCCTGGTGACCTGGGTCTATGCCGTTTTCGCCCTGACCATGGCGGGGTTCGCCGCCCTGCTCCATCTGCAGCCTGGCAGCGTCTGGGCGGCGCGCGCGTTCTACGTGTGGCTGTCGGTGTTCAACCTGTTCGTCGTCTCCATCGCCTGGAGCCTGATGGCCGACGTATTCCGCATGGAGTCGGCCAAGCGCCTGTTCGCCCTGATCGCCGCCGGAGCCAGCGCGGGCGGGCTGTGCGGCCCGCTGCTGGGCGCCCTGCTGGCGGGCGCGCTGGGCCCGGCAGGCCTGCTCCTGCTGTCTGCGCTGCTGCTGACGGCCACGCTACCGCTCAAGCAATGGCTGCTGCGCTGGCGGGCCGTCACGCGCACGGATATCGGCACGGAAGAGATGCAGCGCCCGATCGAAGGCACCGTCCTGGCCGGGATCTCGCGTATTTTCCGCTCGCGTTACCTCCTGGGCATCTCGCTGCTGGTGGTGCTGCTGGCCACCCTCAACACCTTTCTCTACATGGAGCAGGCGCGGCTGGTCGCGGACGCATTTCCGGATACTGCCCAGCGCATCCGCGTCTTCAGCGCGCTGGACTTCATCGTGCAGACACTGGCGCTGCTATCGCAGATCTTCATCACGGGCCGCGTGGCCGCCCGCCTGGGCCTGCGCTTCCTGCTGACCGCGGTGCCGCTTGCCGTGGCGCTGGCATTCCTGGCACTGGCCGCCTTCCCGGTTTTCGGCGTGCTGGCGGCCGCCATGATCCTGCGCCGCGCCGGCGAGTACGCCCTGATCAGGCCAGGGCGCGAAATGCTGTTCACGGCGGTCCCGCCCGAAGACAAGTACAAGACCAAGAACGTCATCGACACCGTGGTCTATCGGGGGGGCGACGCCGCCAGCGGCTGGGTCAAGACGGGAGTGGACATGCTGGGCTACGGCGCGGCGCTGATCGCGCTGCTGGGTGCCGTGGTCGCCCTGGGCGCGGCCGCCCTGGGCTACGGGCTGGGAAAGCGGGCCGATCAGCGCGGCACGGATACCCATTAG
- a CDS encoding Bug family tripartite tricarboxylate transporter substrate binding protein: MKRTACLAALLLCLAAPGAQADYPERAITLIVPAAAGGNADITARLIGQEMSRQLGQPVVVENRVGAGGRIGTQAVARAPADGYTIGYAHVGTLVLHRFLFKQQLYDLDRDIAPIGLVAETPNVIVVNAASPYRDLKGFIEASRAQPDRLTMTSADPGTTSEVGVKLFIAQTGAAVRQIPYKATAAQLSDLLGGHVDSMMENLPPLIGNLKDGRLRALAVTTRKRAASNPDVPTVAEQGYPDYEQSAWSALVAPAGTPPATIARLNAAMNQALRSDSVSKELRSRSQEPLGGTPQDVQTQIRKELPKWESIIKAATLD, from the coding sequence ATGAAACGCACTGCCTGCCTTGCCGCCCTGTTGCTTTGCCTTGCCGCGCCCGGCGCGCAAGCCGACTATCCCGAACGCGCGATCACGCTGATCGTGCCTGCCGCCGCGGGCGGCAACGCGGACATCACCGCCCGCCTCATCGGCCAGGAAATGAGCCGCCAACTCGGCCAGCCCGTGGTGGTGGAGAACCGCGTCGGCGCGGGCGGGCGCATCGGCACCCAGGCCGTGGCGCGCGCCCCCGCCGACGGCTACACCATCGGTTATGCGCACGTCGGCACACTGGTGCTGCACCGGTTCCTGTTCAAGCAGCAGCTCTACGACCTCGACCGTGACATAGCGCCGATCGGCCTGGTCGCCGAAACCCCCAACGTCATCGTGGTGAACGCGGCCTCGCCCTATCGGGACCTGAAGGGCTTCATCGAGGCCAGCCGGGCCCAGCCCGACCGCCTGACCATGACCTCGGCGGATCCCGGCACCACCAGCGAAGTCGGCGTGAAACTGTTCATCGCCCAGACCGGCGCCGCCGTGCGCCAGATTCCCTATAAGGCAACGGCCGCGCAGCTCTCCGACCTGCTGGGCGGCCACGTCGACTCCATGATGGAAAACCTGCCGCCCCTGATCGGCAACCTGAAGGACGGACGCCTGCGAGCCCTCGCCGTCACGACCCGGAAACGCGCCGCTTCCAACCCGGATGTGCCGACAGTGGCCGAACAGGGCTATCCCGACTACGAGCAGTCCGCATGGAGCGCACTCGTCGCGCCCGCAGGCACGCCGCCCGCGACCATCGCCCGCCTGAATGCCGCGATGAACCAGGCGCTGCGTTCGGACAGCGTCAGCAAGGAACTGCGCAGCCGGTCCCAGGAGCCCCTGGGCGGCACGCCGCAAGACGTACAGACCCAGATTCGCAAGGAGCTGCCCAAATGGGAAAGCATCATCAAAGCCGCCACGCTGGATTGA
- a CDS encoding succinylglutamate desuccinylase/aspartoacylase domain-containing protein — MVRVSREDFSVAAATNESAYRRITIPMLRVEAGPGPAVALVAGVHGDEWEGQAALLDLWHQLPDILQRGTVYLLPAVNAEASLAGTRLSPADGGNLNRAFLGAPARGYTESVAAALEARLLPRVQAMVDVHSGGASLRYLPSSVITRYGDDAYDARLPALARAFGLPHCMFFRSGETGSMPAAASRHGVLRLSAEIGGGRETSRGLADRCRDGLLGCLGELGLLPDRPLPPNPEIRLYDLDAPAATLRAREPGVFVPGVELGQSVDAGQDIGRLIEPARPDTPVRPLLSPQAGTVVCLRAIARSDDGDCLLQAAPALPLDSLASKY; from the coding sequence ATGGTCCGCGTAAGCCGGGAGGATTTCTCCGTTGCCGCCGCCACCAATGAATCGGCCTATCGGCGCATCACCATTCCCATGCTGCGGGTCGAGGCTGGCCCCGGCCCCGCCGTTGCCCTGGTCGCCGGCGTGCATGGCGACGAATGGGAGGGCCAGGCGGCGCTTCTGGACTTGTGGCATCAGCTGCCGGATATCCTGCAACGGGGCACAGTCTACCTGCTGCCCGCCGTCAACGCGGAAGCCTCGCTGGCCGGCACGCGGCTGTCGCCCGCCGACGGCGGCAACCTGAACCGCGCCTTCCTGGGCGCGCCGGCGCGCGGCTATACCGAAAGCGTGGCGGCCGCGCTGGAAGCCCGGCTGCTGCCCCGCGTGCAGGCGATGGTCGACGTGCATAGCGGCGGCGCGTCCTTGCGCTATCTCCCCTCTTCAGTGATCACGCGCTATGGCGACGACGCCTACGACGCCCGCCTGCCGGCCCTGGCGCGCGCCTTCGGACTGCCTCATTGCATGTTCTTTCGCAGCGGCGAAACCGGCTCCATGCCGGCCGCGGCCAGCCGCCACGGCGTCCTGCGCCTGAGCGCCGAGATCGGCGGCGGCCGGGAAACCAGCCGCGGCCTTGCCGACCGCTGCCGCGATGGGCTGCTGGGCTGCCTGGGCGAACTGGGCCTGCTGCCGGACCGCCCTCTTCCGCCAAATCCGGAAATCCGGCTCTATGACCTGGACGCGCCCGCCGCCACGCTGCGCGCGCGCGAACCTGGTGTGTTCGTGCCCGGCGTCGAGCTGGGACAATCGGTAGACGCGGGCCAGGATATCGGACGCCTGATCGAACCGGCCCGCCCCGATACCCCCGTGCGCCCCCTGCTCAGTCCGCAGGCGGGCACGGTGGTCTGCCTGCGCGCCATCGCCCGCAGCGACGACGGCGACTGCCTGCTGCAGGCAGCGCCCGCCCTCCCCCTGGACTCCCTCGCATCAAAGTACTGA
- a CDS encoding pyridoxal-phosphate dependent enzyme has protein sequence MQMNPRLSGLRCIRCTRLWAPGDYPEGCPSCLVAGHPATLECLYDPSPQDRSIPLPVLAPVTLGEGATPSLAATELARSEGIGQLWLKCESANPTGSHKDRMAAQLVSRARLAGASRVAAASSGNAGVSLAAYCAAAGLQADIAITRNCPPLQREAMERFGARLSAFEDSLGRWPYVQDLCRNHGAFAGTNYLNPPVGTHPYGVEGYKPIAQEILDDCGLPTDIVVPTARGDLLWGIFLGWQHLLESGHIERLPRLHAVEPYARLSRARATGDARGQWEGVTDQYSIAGGTCTLQALEALSRSGGAPIDVSDADAALARQRLERMGLATELSSAASLAAVSRLRRTGVLDAESSVVLMLTSDGRRG, from the coding sequence ATGCAGATGAACCCCCGATTGTCCGGCCTGCGCTGTATCCGCTGCACCCGCCTGTGGGCGCCCGGCGACTATCCCGAAGGATGTCCGAGCTGCCTCGTGGCCGGCCACCCCGCCACGCTGGAATGCCTCTACGATCCATCCCCCCAGGACCGCTCCATCCCCTTGCCCGTGCTGGCGCCCGTCACTCTGGGCGAAGGCGCCACCCCCAGCCTGGCTGCGACGGAACTGGCCCGGTCCGAAGGCATCGGCCAACTTTGGCTCAAGTGTGAAAGCGCCAATCCCACCGGCAGCCACAAGGACCGCATGGCGGCCCAACTGGTGTCGCGCGCCCGTCTGGCGGGCGCCTCCCGCGTGGCGGCGGCCTCCAGCGGCAATGCCGGCGTTTCGCTGGCCGCCTATTGCGCCGCGGCCGGCCTGCAGGCCGATATCGCCATCACCCGCAACTGCCCGCCCCTGCAGCGCGAAGCCATGGAACGCTTCGGCGCGCGGCTCAGCGCCTTCGAGGACAGCCTGGGCCGCTGGCCGTACGTGCAGGACCTGTGCCGCAACCACGGCGCGTTCGCCGGCACCAACTACCTGAATCCGCCGGTCGGCACGCACCCCTATGGCGTGGAGGGCTACAAGCCCATCGCCCAGGAGATCCTGGACGACTGCGGACTGCCAACCGACATCGTCGTGCCCACGGCGCGCGGGGACCTGCTCTGGGGAATTTTCCTGGGGTGGCAGCACCTGCTGGAAAGCGGGCACATCGAGCGCCTGCCCCGCCTGCATGCGGTGGAGCCCTACGCCCGCCTGTCGCGGGCCCGCGCCACGGGCGATGCGCGCGGCCAGTGGGAAGGCGTGACGGACCAGTACTCGATCGCGGGCGGCACCTGCACCCTGCAAGCGCTGGAAGCCTTGTCCCGCTCCGGCGGGGCGCCCATTGATGTCTCCGACGCCGACGCGGCCCTGGCGCGGCAACGGCTTGAACGCATGGGCCTGGCCACCGAGCTGTCTTCCGCGGCCTCGCTGGCTGCCGTGTCCCGGCTCAGGCGTACCGGCGTGCTGGACGCGGAATCATCCGTGGTGCTGATGCTGACGTCCGACGGGCGCCGCGGCTGA
- a CDS encoding LysR family transcriptional regulator: MTFTLKQVETFRTVYETESVTAAARRLDVSPATVSATLAALEASIELRLFERVRQRMQRTPEATLLYEEIRRLNVGLESLGRKIRAIRGAAQPRLRIGCIHAYSGAIVSDAISRFRARYPDTPLYLQIRDSNTLRDMVVSGELDLAAVADESELEGLRGHRLASLRAVAVFPAGHALARLDSVEFSHLAEADVIALNAEDGSRKRLDSLLRQAGQSLKVAIETPYSSTVCQLALAGHGVGIANPATALGMEASGLCYRPLAAPVHFECHMILHGSRPLSEAGKFWATCLRAALAPLVDRFGV, from the coding sequence ATGACCTTCACGCTCAAACAGGTCGAGACCTTCCGCACCGTCTATGAAACGGAAAGCGTGACGGCCGCCGCCCGGCGGCTGGACGTATCGCCCGCGACAGTCAGCGCCACGCTGGCCGCGCTGGAGGCCAGCATCGAGCTGCGTCTGTTCGAGCGCGTGCGCCAGCGCATGCAGCGCACGCCCGAGGCCACGCTGCTGTATGAGGAAATCCGCCGCTTGAATGTGGGCCTGGAAAGCCTGGGTCGCAAGATCCGCGCGATTCGGGGCGCGGCCCAGCCGCGGCTGCGCATCGGCTGCATCCATGCCTACAGCGGCGCCATTGTCAGCGATGCCATCTCGCGCTTTCGCGCGCGCTATCCCGACACGCCGCTCTATCTGCAGATCCGCGACTCCAATACCCTGCGGGACATGGTGGTGTCGGGTGAACTCGACCTGGCCGCGGTCGCCGACGAGTCGGAGCTGGAAGGCCTGCGAGGGCATCGCCTGGCCAGCCTGCGCGCGGTGGCTGTCTTCCCGGCGGGGCATGCGCTGGCGCGGTTGGACTCCGTGGAGTTTTCGCACCTGGCCGAGGCGGATGTGATTGCCTTGAACGCGGAGGACGGCTCGCGCAAGCGCCTGGACTCCCTGTTGCGCCAGGCGGGCCAGAGCCTGAAGGTGGCCATCGAGACTCCGTATTCCAGCACGGTTTGCCAGCTGGCTCTGGCCGGGCATGGGGTCGGCATCGCCAACCCCGCGACGGCGCTGGGCATGGAGGCGTCAGGCCTTTGCTATCGTCCGCTGGCGGCCCCCGTGCATTTTGAATGCCACATGATCCTGCATGGCAGCAGGCCCTTGTCCGAAGCGGGCAAATTCTGGGCCACCTGCCTGCGCGCGGCGCTGGCTCCGCTGGTCGATCGCTTCGGCGTCTAG
- the recO gene encoding DNA repair protein RecO: MSRRAPRVQDRPGFMLHATAWRETSLIIQTFSRDHGCVAMVAKGAKRPYSVLRPVLSAFQPLLLSWTGNGEVKTLTRAEIAGIRPLAGTALMSAWYMNELLLRLLPREDAHPLLFDAYDMALQQLSGGTRAAGALRRFEWTLLRETGYGVDEDPPDFDDPVIEPALRSDLRARLAENLAGRPLSTRRVLLDLQRI; encoded by the coding sequence ATGAGTAGACGGGCGCCTCGCGTCCAGGATCGCCCGGGGTTTATGTTGCACGCCACGGCGTGGCGTGAGACATCCCTAATCATTCAGACTTTCTCGCGCGATCATGGCTGCGTGGCCATGGTCGCCAAGGGCGCCAAGCGCCCTTATTCCGTTCTGCGTCCCGTGCTGTCCGCCTTTCAGCCGCTGCTGCTGTCATGGACCGGCAACGGCGAAGTCAAGACGCTGACGCGCGCCGAGATCGCGGGCATACGCCCGCTTGCCGGCACCGCCCTGATGTCGGCCTGGTACATGAACGAGTTGCTCTTGCGCCTGTTGCCGCGCGAGGACGCGCATCCGCTGTTGTTCGACGCCTACGACATGGCCCTGCAGCAATTGTCCGGCGGCACCCGCGCTGCGGGCGCGCTGCGCCGTTTCGAATGGACCTTGCTGCGCGAGACCGGCTATGGCGTGGACGAGGATCCGCCCGATTTCGATGACCCGGTGATCGAGCCCGCGCTGCGCAGCGACCTGCGCGCGCGCCTGGCCGAGAACCTGGCCGGCCGCCCGCTGTCGACGCGGCGCGTGCTGCTGGATCTGCAGCGCATCTGA
- the era gene encoding GTPase Era, with the protein MSDTPFRTGFVAIVGRPNVGKSTLTNALIGSKISIVSRKAQTTRHRIHGVLTREHEQFVFVDTPGFQTRHGGAMNRMMNRVVTQALADVDVVVHVVEAGKWSEGDAKLLPLLPNPERTILVVSKIDALKNRDDLFAFVSKIMALHPFGAVVPVSASKNQQLDQLLEEIATRLPEGEAMFEEDTLTDRPMRFIAAELVREKIFRLVGDELPYGCTVVIEQWEETAKGASINACVVVERDSHKPILLGTGGMHMKRIASEARQDIAKLLDKPVHLEVYIKVRKGWSDREGALRDLGYE; encoded by the coding sequence ATGAGCGATACCCCTTTTCGTACCGGCTTCGTTGCCATTGTTGGCCGACCCAATGTGGGCAAGTCCACGCTGACGAACGCCCTGATCGGTTCCAAGATTTCCATCGTGTCGCGCAAGGCGCAAACCACGCGCCACCGCATCCACGGTGTGCTGACCCGCGAGCACGAACAGTTCGTGTTCGTCGACACGCCGGGCTTTCAGACGCGGCATGGCGGCGCGATGAACCGCATGATGAACCGCGTCGTGACGCAGGCCCTGGCCGATGTGGACGTCGTGGTGCATGTGGTTGAAGCCGGCAAGTGGTCCGAAGGCGACGCCAAGCTGCTGCCGCTGCTGCCCAATCCGGAGCGCACGATTCTGGTCGTCTCCAAGATCGACGCATTGAAGAACCGCGACGATCTCTTCGCCTTCGTTTCCAAGATCATGGCGCTGCATCCCTTCGGCGCCGTGGTGCCGGTCAGCGCCAGCAAGAACCAGCAGCTGGACCAGCTGCTGGAAGAAATCGCGACCCGCCTGCCGGAAGGCGAGGCGATGTTCGAAGAAGACACGCTGACCGACCGTCCCATGCGCTTCATCGCCGCCGAACTCGTGCGCGAGAAGATCTTCCGCCTGGTGGGCGACGAACTGCCTTACGGCTGCACCGTCGTCATCGAGCAATGGGAAGAGACGGCCAAGGGCGCGAGCATCAATGCCTGCGTGGTGGTCGAGCGCGACAGCCACAAGCCCATCCTGTTGGGCACGGGCGGCATGCACATGAAGCGCATCGCCTCGGAGGCGCGGCAGGACATCGCCAAGCTGCTGGACAAACCGGTGCACCTGGAGGTCTACATCAAGGTGCGCAAGGGCTGGTCCGACCGCGAGGGTGCGCTGCGCGATCTGGGCTATGAGTAG
- the rnc gene encoding ribonuclease III, which translates to MSLATLETRLDYHFSDPALLEQALTHRSHGARHNERLEFLGDSVLNFVVAAMLFERYSKIDEGDLSRLRANLVKQASLADIAQRLELSQYLRLGEGELKSGGFRRPSILADTVEAIFGAVFLDAGFDAARRVIVRQYQPVLASVDPKTLGKDAKTLLQEFLQGRKLALPLYTVVATHGAAHSQQFEVECAIPALEIKVMAPGASRRAAEQSAAKLALEAALAISPATKAARKSGKARKTAQLSLPVAVAQETK; encoded by the coding sequence ATGTCGCTAGCCACGCTAGAAACCCGCCTGGATTACCACTTCAGTGATCCAGCCTTGCTTGAACAGGCACTGACGCATCGCAGTCATGGTGCGCGCCATAACGAGCGACTGGAATTCCTTGGGGATTCCGTGCTGAACTTCGTCGTGGCGGCGATGCTGTTCGAACGCTATTCCAAAATCGACGAAGGCGATTTGTCGCGGCTGCGGGCCAATCTGGTCAAGCAGGCGTCGCTGGCGGATATCGCCCAGCGGCTGGAGCTGTCGCAGTACCTGCGCCTGGGCGAAGGCGAACTGAAAAGCGGCGGTTTCCGCCGCCCGTCCATCCTGGCCGACACCGTCGAAGCGATTTTCGGCGCCGTGTTCCTGGATGCGGGTTTTGACGCCGCCCGTCGCGTGATCGTGCGCCAGTACCAGCCGGTGCTGGCCTCCGTAGACCCCAAGACCCTGGGCAAGGACGCCAAGACCTTGCTGCAGGAGTTCCTGCAGGGCCGCAAGCTTGCGCTGCCGTTGTACACGGTGGTGGCTACGCATGGCGCGGCCCACAGTCAGCAGTTCGAAGTCGAATGCGCCATCCCGGCGCTAGAGATCAAGGTTATGGCGCCCGGCGCCAGCCGCCGCGCCGCCGAGCAATCGGCGGCCAAGCTGGCGTTGGAGGCCGCGCTGGCCATCAGCCCGGCAACCAAGGCTGCCCGCAAGTCGGGCAAGGCGCGCAAAACCGCGCAATTGTCGCTGCCCGTGGCAGTGGCTCAAGAGACTAAATGA
- the lepB gene encoding signal peptidase I gives MSWNFALILFVLLVVTGIIWVLDLAVLRKGRERRAQAAMAQYDAALVGDAQEAERLRREAGDAARRVPWWIEYAVSFFPVILFVFMLRSFVVEPFRIPSGSMLPTLQSGDLILVNKFSYGLRLPVIDKKIVEIGKPQRGDVFVFRYPVDPDVDYIKRVVGLPGDEIAYLDKKLYVNGELVPHVRDGDYFEPDRVSYIAQYKEKLGDVEHKILLDEGKPQDYSPMWQFPNRGNCQYSRNGVRCKVPEGNFFAMGDNRDNSADSRYWGFVPESNIVGRAFFIWMNFSDLSRIGRFN, from the coding sequence ATGAGTTGGAACTTTGCCCTGATCCTGTTTGTTCTGCTGGTGGTGACCGGCATTATCTGGGTGCTTGATCTGGCGGTGCTGCGCAAGGGGCGCGAGCGCCGCGCGCAAGCGGCGATGGCGCAGTACGATGCAGCCCTGGTCGGCGACGCCCAGGAGGCCGAGCGCCTGCGCCGGGAAGCCGGCGATGCGGCGCGACGCGTGCCGTGGTGGATCGAGTACGCGGTCAGCTTCTTTCCCGTCATCCTGTTCGTGTTCATGCTGCGTTCATTCGTGGTGGAGCCGTTCCGCATTCCGTCGGGCTCCATGCTGCCGACGCTGCAATCGGGCGACCTGATCCTGGTGAACAAGTTCAGCTACGGCCTGCGCCTGCCGGTGATCGACAAGAAGATCGTCGAAATCGGCAAGCCGCAGCGCGGCGATGTGTTCGTGTTCCGCTATCCCGTGGATCCGGATGTGGACTACATCAAGCGCGTGGTCGGCCTGCCGGGCGACGAGATCGCCTATCTGGACAAAAAGCTGTACGTGAACGGCGAATTGGTGCCGCATGTGCGCGACGGCGACTATTTTGAACCGGACCGGGTTTCGTATATTGCCCAATATAAAGAGAAGTTAGGCGACGTTGAGCACAAAATCCTGCTGGATGAGGGCAAGCCGCAGGATTATTCCCCGATGTGGCAATTTCCCAACCGCGGAAACTGCCAATACAGCCGCAATGGGGTACGCTGCAAAGTACCCGAAGGGAATTTTTTCGCCATGGGCGATAATCGGGACAACAGCGCCGACAGCCGATACTGGGGTTTCGTTCCTGAATCCAATATCGTTGGCCGCGCGTTCTTCATCTGGATGAACTTCAGCGATCTCAGCCGCATCGGCCGGTTCAACTGA
- the lepA gene encoding translation elongation factor 4, whose translation MQHIRNFSIIAHIDHGKSTLADRLIQRCGGLADREMSAQVLDSMEIERERGITIKAQTAALHYKAKDGKTYNLNLIDTPGHVDFSYEVSRSLSACEGALLVVDASQGVEAQTVANCYTAIELGVEVLPVLNKMDLPQADPEGARQEVEDVIGIDASEAVLASAKTGMGIDEILESIVARVPHPKGDPDAPLQALIIDSWFDNYVGVVMLVRIVNGVLKPKDKILLMASGATHLCEQTGVFTPKSQQRPHLSAGEVGFIIAGIKQLEDAKVGDTVTLANKPAPSALPGFKEVKPQVFAGLYPVESSEYDQLRDSLDKLKLNDAALMFEPEVSQALGFGFRCGFLGLLHMEIVQERLEREFDMDIITTAPSVVYEVEQRDGSVITVESPSRMPEVGKIQDIREPIVKVTLFMPQDYVGPVMTLCNNKRGSQVNMSYHGRQVHLVYEIPLAEIVLDFFDKLKSVSRGYASMDYEFLEYRSADVVRVDLLINNDRVDALAVIVHRSNARHRARDVVTRMRGLIPRQMFDVVIQAAIGAEIIARENVKALRKNVLAKCYGGDISRKKKLLEKQKAGKKRMKQVGSVEIPQEAFLAILQVEDK comes from the coding sequence ATGCAGCATATTCGCAACTTCTCCATCATTGCCCACATCGATCATGGCAAATCGACCCTGGCCGATCGCCTGATCCAGCGCTGCGGTGGATTGGCGGATCGCGAAATGTCTGCGCAGGTGCTCGATTCCATGGAAATCGAGCGCGAGCGCGGCATCACCATCAAAGCCCAGACCGCCGCCTTGCATTACAAGGCGAAAGACGGCAAGACCTATAACCTGAACCTGATCGACACCCCGGGGCACGTGGACTTCTCGTATGAAGTCAGCCGCTCCCTGTCGGCGTGCGAAGGCGCGCTGCTGGTGGTGGACGCGTCCCAGGGCGTCGAGGCCCAGACCGTCGCCAACTGCTACACGGCCATCGAGCTGGGCGTGGAAGTGCTGCCCGTGCTGAACAAGATGGATCTGCCGCAGGCCGATCCCGAGGGCGCTCGCCAGGAAGTCGAGGACGTGATCGGCATCGACGCCTCGGAAGCGGTGCTTGCCAGCGCCAAGACCGGCATGGGCATCGACGAGATCCTGGAATCCATCGTGGCGCGCGTGCCGCACCCCAAGGGTGACCCCGACGCGCCGCTGCAGGCGCTGATCATCGACTCGTGGTTCGACAACTACGTGGGCGTGGTGATGCTGGTGCGCATCGTCAACGGCGTGCTCAAGCCCAAGGACAAGATCCTGCTGATGGCTTCTGGCGCCACCCACCTGTGCGAGCAGACCGGCGTGTTCACGCCGAAGTCGCAGCAGCGTCCGCATCTGTCGGCGGGCGAGGTGGGCTTCATCATCGCCGGCATCAAGCAACTGGAAGACGCCAAGGTCGGCGATACCGTCACGCTGGCCAACAAGCCTGCCCCGTCGGCGCTGCCGGGCTTCAAGGAAGTGAAGCCGCAGGTGTTCGCCGGCCTGTACCCGGTGGAAAGCTCCGAATACGACCAGCTGCGCGATTCGCTCGACAAACTCAAGCTGAACGACGCGGCGCTGATGTTCGAACCGGAGGTCTCGCAGGCCCTGGGCTTCGGTTTCCGTTGCGGCTTCCTGGGCCTCTTGCACATGGAAATCGTGCAGGAACGCCTGGAACGCGAGTTCGACATGGACATCATCACCACCGCGCCGTCGGTGGTGTACGAGGTCGAGCAGCGCGATGGTTCCGTGATCACGGTGGAAAGCCCGTCGCGCATGCCGGAAGTGGGCAAGATCCAGGACATCCGCGAACCCATCGTGAAGGTCACGCTGTTCATGCCGCAGGACTACGTCGGTCCGGTCATGACGCTGTGCAACAACAAGCGCGGTTCGCAGGTCAACATGAGCTATCACGGCCGCCAGGTCCATCTGGTGTACGAGATTCCGCTGGCCGAGATCGTGCTGGACTTCTTCGACAAGCTGAAGTCGGTCTCGCGCGGCTACGCCTCGATGGACTACGAGTTCCTCGAGTACCGCTCCGCCGACGTGGTGCGCGTGGACCTGCTGATCAACAACGATCGCGTCGACGCGCTGGCCGTGATCGTCCACCGCAGCAATGCGCGCCACCGCGCCCGCGATGTCGTCACGCGCATGCGCGGCCTGATCCCGCGCCAGATGTTCGACGTCGTCATCCAGGCGGCCATCGGCGCTGAAATCATCGCGCGTGAAAACGTGAAGGCGCTGCGCAAGAACGTGCTGGCCAAGTGCTATGGCGGCGACATCTCGCGCAAGAAGAAGCTGCTGGAAAAGCAGAAGGCCGGCAAGAAGCGCATGAAGCAGGTGGGCAGCGTGGAAATTCCGCAGGAGGCGTTCCTGGCCATCCTGCAAGTGGAAGACAAATAG